A single region of the Lysinibacillus sp. B2A1 genome encodes:
- a CDS encoding phosphonoacetaldehyde hydrolase produces MKIETVIFDWAGTAVDFGCFAPVNVFLTIFEDAGVSVTLEEARKPMGMLKIDHIRTMLEMPRIQEEWKQIHGQPYTEENVQALYQQFESKLMESLATYTDPIQHVTATVQQLRDTGIRIGSTTGYTDSMMEVVTQHAAIKGYQPDFLVTPTQVGDKGRPYPYMIFKNMEALGSTSTKQVVKIGDTTSDIREALNAGVWAVGVIIGSSEMGLSEEEFNSLSLEEQQIEIEKAKRIFEEIGAHYTIETMKELPALIKIINDRLKRETVMM; encoded by the coding sequence ATGAAAATTGAAACAGTTATTTTTGATTGGGCAGGAACAGCAGTTGATTTTGGTTGCTTTGCCCCTGTAAATGTCTTTTTAACGATTTTTGAAGATGCTGGTGTATCCGTAACGCTTGAAGAGGCTCGGAAACCAATGGGTATGCTGAAAATCGATCATATTCGTACAATGCTAGAAATGCCGAGAATTCAAGAAGAATGGAAACAAATTCACGGTCAACCCTATACAGAAGAGAATGTACAGGCGTTATACCAACAATTTGAGTCGAAGCTAATGGAATCTTTAGCGACGTATACAGATCCTATTCAGCATGTGACAGCAACGGTACAGCAATTAAGAGATACGGGTATTCGAATTGGTTCCACAACAGGTTATACAGATTCGATGATGGAAGTCGTCACACAGCACGCAGCTATCAAGGGCTATCAACCTGATTTTCTAGTAACACCTACACAAGTTGGAGATAAAGGACGTCCTTATCCATATATGATTTTCAAAAATATGGAGGCGTTAGGGTCAACATCAACGAAGCAAGTTGTGAAGATTGGCGACACAACTTCAGATATAAGGGAAGCATTAAATGCGGGCGTCTGGGCTGTTGGTGTTATTATTGGAAGTTCTGAGATGGGTCTTTCTGAAGAGGAATTCAACTCGTTATCTCTGGAGGAACAACAAATAGAAATTGAGAAAGCGAAGCGTATTTTTGAGGAAATTGGTGCACATTATACTATTGAAACTATGAAAGAGTTACCTGCGTTAATTAAAATTATTAATGATCGCTTAAAACGTGAAACAGTGATGATGTAA